The Stomoxys calcitrans chromosome 3, idStoCalc2.1, whole genome shotgun sequence genome includes a region encoding these proteins:
- the LOC131996214 gene encoding farnesyl pyrophosphate synthase-like, which produces MDLTKKYNLGLMGNRMEQALDYNLRDIHHLGSKVLLPAYMDLMKSQDLSTANRKSINILGWCLELLLLAFDVSDDIMDNSITRFGRPCWYRLESIGLKGLNESFIFESLTYYLLHKHFRDFECYMDLVELFHEITLITACGQGVDVMAGQMSVESFTMDLYRSIAELKTSYMAIYFPIALAMTLVGNKNPQDFQTIKKISMDVGHLLQAQNDYFDFFGSPKATEKIGTDIEQNKCSWLAVQCMQRASKEQKRIMFECYGKNDPHMVQQVKDLYNTLQLRELYTAYEETAITTITAQVQQASGDIPKEAILHILEQIRQCSLF; this is translated from the exons ATGGACCTAACCAAGAAATACAATTTGGGCCTCATGGGAAACAGAATGGAGCAG GCTCTGGATTACAATCTACGAGATATACACCACTTGGGTTCCAAAGTTTTGCTACCCGCCTATATGGATCTAATGAAGAGCCAAGATTTATCAACAGCCAATCGAAAATCaataaacattttgggatggtgcCTTGAATTGTTGCTTTTGGCCTTTGACGTAAGCGATGATATTATGGATAATAGTATCACACGATTTGGTAGACCCTGCTGGTATAGGCTCGAATCCATAGGCCTTAAGGGCCTAAATGAGTCCTTCATATTTGAGAGTCTGACTTATTATTTGCTTCACAAGCATTTTCGAGATTTCGAATGTTATATGGATCTGGTGGAGTTATTCCATGAGATAACCTTGATTACAGCATGTGGCCAAGGTGTGGATGTGATGGCCGGTCAAATGTCTGTGGAATCTTTCACCATGGATTTGTATAGGAGTATTGCCGAACTAAAGACATCGTATATGGCAATTTATTTCCCCATTGCCTTGGCCATGACCCTTGTGGG CAACAAAAATCCTCAAGATTTTcaaaccataaaaaaaatttccatggatGTTGGTCATCTACTACAGGCGCAGAATGAttactttgatttttttggtaGCCCTAAGGCAACGGAAAAAATTGGCACCGACATTGAACAGAACAAATGTTCCTGGCTGGCTGTGCAATGTATGCAAAGGGCCTCCAAGGAACAAAAGCGGATTATGTTTGAGTGCTatgggaaaaatg ATCCCCATATGGTGCAACAAGTAAAAGACCTCTACAACACTCTTCAGCTTCGTGAACTCTATACAGCCTATGAAGAAACTGCAATTACAACAATTACTGCGCAAGTTCAGCAAGCCTCTGGGGATATACCTAAAGAAGCTATTTTGCATATACTCGAACAAATACGCCAATGCAGTCTATTTTAG